The following proteins are co-located in the Camelina sativa cultivar DH55 chromosome 12, Cs, whole genome shotgun sequence genome:
- the LOC104731461 gene encoding probable LRR receptor-like serine/threonine-protein kinase At4g20940, translating to MKSRMNLSRRILLLSMFFLSAMGQLPSQDIMALLEFKKGIKHDPTGFVLNSWNDESIDFNGCPSSWNGIVCNGGNVAGVVLDNLGLTADADFSLFSNLTKLVKLSMANNSISGGLPNNLGSFKSLQFLDLSDNLFSSSLPKEIGRSVSLRNLSLAGNNLSGEIPESMSGLSSLQSLDMSRNSLSGPLPKSLTRLNDLLYLNLSSNGFTGTVPRGFELISSLEVLDLHGNSIEGNLDGQFFLSTNASYVDISGNKLVTTSGKLLPGVSESIKHLNLSHNQLEGSLTSGFQLFQNIKVLDLSYNQLSGELPGFNYAYDLQVLKLSNNRFSGSLPNNLLKGDSLLLTTLDLSGNNLSGPISSIMSTTLHTLDLSSNALTGELPLLTGSCILLDLSNNQFEGNLTRWSKWENIEYLDLSQNHFTGPFPDVTPQLLRANHLNLSYNKLTGSLPDRIPTHYPKLQVLDLSSNSLEGPIPSALLSMSTLEEIHLQNNGMTGNIGPLPSSGSRIRLLDLSHNRFDGDLPGVVGSLTNLQVLNLAANNFSGSLPSSMNGMVSLSSLDVSQNHFTGPLPSNLSRSLMAFNVSYNDLSGTVPENLKNFPPPSFYPGNSKLSLPAGSSGSTSASEASTKRSNLLVKVVIIVSCAVAIIILILVAILLFCICNSRRREERTMTGKEINRRAQTIPSGSGGGMVVSAEDLVASRKGSSSEILSPDEKLAVATGFSPSKTSNLSWSPGSGDSFPADQQLARLDVRSPDRLVGELQFLDDSIKLTPEELSRAPAEVLGRSSHGTSYRATLDNGVFLTVKWLREGVAKQRKEFAKEVKKFSNIRHPNVVTLRGYYWGPTQHEKLILSDFISPGSLASFLYDRPGRKGPPLAWIQRLKIAVDVARGLNYLHFDRAVPHGNLKATNILLDGAELNARVADYCLHRLMTQAGTVEQILDAGILGYRAPELAASRKPLPSFKSDVYAFGVILLEILTGRCAGDVITGEQEGVDLTDWVRLRVAEGRGAECFDSVLTQEMGSDPVTEKGMKEVLGIALRCIRSVSERPGIKTIYEDLSSI from the exons ATGAAGTCAAGGATGAATCTATCTAGGAGGATTTTGTTACTCTCCATGTTTTTCCTGTCTGCAATGGGGCAACTTCCATCACAGGACATCATGGCATTACTTGAATTCAAGAAAGGAATCAAACATGACCCTACTGGTTTTGTCCTTAATTCATGGAACGATGAGTCTATTGACTTTAATGGTTGTCCTTCTTCTTGGAATGGTATTGTCTGCAATGGCGGTAATGTGGCTGGTGTTGTTTTGGATAATTTGGGCTTGACTGCTGATGCTGACTTCAGTCTCTTTTCCAACTTGACCAAGCTTGTGAAGCTATCTATGGCCAACAATTCCATTTCTGGTGGCTTACCTAATAATTTAGGCAGTTTCAAAAGCCTCCAGTTCCTGGATTTGTCTGATAACTTGTTCTCTTCCTCACTGCCTAAAGAGATTGGTAGATCAGTAAGCTTGAGGAATCTTTCTTTGGCTGGTAACAACCTCTCTGGTGAGATTCCGGAATCTATGAGTGGGTTGAGTTCTCTTCAGTCCTTGGATATGAGTCGCAACTCCTTATCTGGACCTTTGCCTAAGTCCTTGACAAGGCTGAACGATCTCTTGTACTTGAATCTGTCTTCTAATGGATTCACAGGGACAGTCCCAAGGGGCTTTGAGTTGATATCAAGCCTTGAAGTGCTTGATTTGCATGGTAACTCAATTGAAGGTAATCTTGATGGGCAGTTTTTCCTTTCAACGAATGCGAGCTATGTCGATATCAGTGGAAACAAATTGGTGACTACATCTGGGAAGCTGTTACCTGGTGTTTCTGAGAGCATCAAGCATTTAAATCTCAGCCATAATCAGCTTGAAGGTTCATTGACTAGTGGGTTTCAATTGTTTCAGAACATAAAAGTCTTGGATCTTAGCTACAACCAGTTATCTGGAGAGTTACCAGGTTTCAACTATGCCTATGATCTTCAAGTACTCAAGCTTAGCAACAACAGATTCTCAGGTTCCCTACCCAATAATTTGTTGAAAGGTGACTCTTTGCTTTTGACAACGCTGGATTTAAGTGGCAACAATCTCTCAG GGCCAATAAGTTCTATCATGTCAACAACTCTTCACACTCTTGACCTTTCTTCAAATGCATTGACCGGGGAGCTTCCTCTCTTGACTGGGAGCTGTATACTACTTGATCTCTCAAACAACCAGTTTGAAGGAAATCTAACAAGATGGTCAAAATGGGAGAATATTGAGTACCTTGATCTCAGCCAGAACCATTTCACTGGGCCGTTCCCAGATGTAACTCCCCAGCTTCTGCGAGCAAACCATCTTAATCTTTCCTACAATAAGCTCACAGGCTCACTTCCAGATCGGATTCCTACGCATTATCCGAAACTTCAGGTACTTGACTTAAGTTCCAACAGCTTAGAAGGGCCAATCCCAAGTGCATTACTATCCATGTCCACTTTGGAGGAAATCCACCTTCAAAACAATGGCATGACAGGTAACATCGGACCCCTACCTTCTTCTGGTTCAAGAATCCGtcttcttgatctctctcaCAACCGGTTTGACGGCGATCTTCCTGGTGTGGTCGGATCTTTAACCAATCTTCAAGTGCTGAATCTCGCAGCAAATAATTTTTCTGGCTCTTTGCCTAGCTCCATGAATGGCATGGTCTCTCTAAGCTCATTAGACGTATCCCAGAATCATTTCACTGGACCACTCCCAAGCAACTTATCTCGCAGCCTTATGGCCTTTAACGTCTCATACAATGATCTATCAGGGACTGTGCCAGAGAATCTGAAGAACTTCCCTCCGCCTTCCTTTTATCCTGGAAACAGCAAACTCTCCTTGCCTGCTGGATCCTCTGGTTCAACAAGTGCATCAGAAGCTTCCACGAAGAGATCCAATTTACTTGTTAAGGTTGTTATAATAGTTTCGTGCGCCGTTGCTATAATTATTCTCATCCTTGTGGCTATCCTGCTTTTCTGCATCTGCAATTCAAGAAGACGCGAGGAGCGTACTATGACAGGTAAAGAAATTAATAGGCGGGCTCAAACAATCCCCTCAGGCAGTGGAGGTGGTATGGTTGTCTCTGCTGAGGATCTCGTTGCTTCAAGAAAAGGCTCATCATCTGAAATTCTCAGTCCAGATGAAAAACTAGCTGTTGCAACTGGTTTCTCTCCTTCCAAGACCAGCAATTTATCTTGGTCACCTGGCTCAGGAGATTCATTCCCAGCTGATCAGCAATTAGCACGGCTTGATGTTAGGTCACCAGATAGACTTGTGGGAGAGCTGCAGTTTCTGGATGATTCAATCAAGTTGACTCCAGAGGAACTATCGAGGGCACCAGCTGAAGTTCTTGGAAGAAGTAGCCATGGAACTTCTTACAGGGCAACGCTGGATAATGGAGTGTTTTTAACCGTGAAATGGCTAAGAGAAGGCGTGGCAAAGCAAAGAAAGGAGTTTGCTAAAGAAGTGAAAAAGTTTTCTAACATTAGACATCCTAATGTTGTGACTCTCCGAGGGTACTATTGGGGTCCAACACAACACGAAAAGCTTATTCTCTCAGACTTTATATCGCCAGGAAGCCTCGCCAGCTTCCTTTACG ATCGACCAGGCAGGAAAGGCCCTCCCTTAGCCTGGATTCAACGGTTGAAAATTGCAGTTGATGTCGCACGTGGTCTAAACTATCTCCATTTCGACAGAGCTGTTCCACACGGTAACCTCAAGGCAACAAACATTCTCTTAGATGGAGCAGAGCTAAACGCACGTGTAGCAGATTACTGCCTCCACCGTCTCATGACACAAGCAGGCACAGTCGAGCAGATTCTAGACGCAGGAATCCTCGGTTACCGAGCTCCTGAGCTAGCAGCTTCAAGAAAACCGTTACCTTCTTTTAAGTCAGATGTGTATGCATTCGGTGTGATACTTCTCGAGATCCTAACGGGAAGATGTGCGGGAGATGTGATCACAGGTGAACAAGAAGGTGTTGATTTAACCGATTGGGTGAGGTTACGTGTAGCAGAAGGGCGTGGTGCGGAATGCTTTGATTCGGTCTTGACTCAGGAAATGGGAAGTGATCCGGTTACAGAGAAAGGCATGAAAGAAGTTCTTGGGATTGCTTTGAGGTGTATAAGATCAGTTTCAGAGAGACCTGGTATTAAGACCATTTATGAAGATCTTTCTTCGATTTAG
- the LOC104731464 gene encoding probable 3-hydroxyisobutyrate dehydrogenase, mitochondrial isoform X1: MAIRRAQSLLCLTKFKTNFVFGSYLRPRRFSSSSQNSNQFQNVGFIGLGNMGSRMVNNLVKAGYNVTVHDINRDVMKMFAELGVSARETPYEVAQDSQVVITMLPSSSHVMDVYTGRDGLLRGENAIRPALFIDSSTIDPQTTRKISLAVSNCNLKEKRDNWERPVMLDAPVSGGVLAAEASTLTFMVGGPEDAYLAARPILQSMGRTSIYCGGSGNGSAAKICNNLAMAVSMLGTSEALALGQSLGISASTLTEVLNTSSGRCWSSDAYNPVPGVMKGVPSSRDYNGGFASKLMAKDLNLAAASAEEVGHKSPLISKAQEIYKKMCEEGHETKDFSCVFRHFYNGKDEV; encoded by the exons ATGGCGATTCGCAGAGCGCAGTCTCTTCTTTGTCTCACCAAATTCAAAACCAATTTCGTGTTTGGATCTTATCTACGGCCCCGCCGATTCTCTTCGTCGTCTCAGAATTCAAATCAGTTCCAG AACGTTGGTTTCATAGGGCTTGGGAATATGGGGTCTAGGATGGTGAATAATCTAGTTAAAGCTGGATATAACGTTACCGTTCATGACAT AAATCGTGATGTTATGAAGATGTTTGCTGAATTAGGAGTCTCTGCTAGAGAAACTCCTTATGAAGTTGCACAAGATAGCCAAGTTGTGATTACCATGCTTCCTTCATCATCTCAC GTGATGGATGTGTACACAGGAAGAGATGGGTTGCTTCGTGGAGAAAATGCAATAAGACCTGCTTTGTTTATAGATTCATCTACTATTGATCCACAAACAACTCGAAAAATCTCGCTTGCTGTTTCTAATTgtaatttgaaagaaaagagag ATAACTGGGAAAGGCCAGTCATGTTGGATGCTCCTGTCTCTGGAGGTGTACTTGCTGCAGAAGCTAGTACGCTCACTTTCATG GTTGGAGGTCCCGAAGATGCTTACTTAGCTGCTAGACCAATTCTTCAGTCAATGGGTAGAACTTCCATCTACTGTGGTGGTTCAGGAAATGGATCT GCTGCAAAGATTTGTAACAATTTGGCAATGGCTGTTAGTATGCTCGGCACTTCAGAAGCCTTAGCTCTTGGTCAGTCTCTTGGAATATCTGCCAGCACTTTAACAGAAGTGTTAAACACATCTAGTGGCCGATGTTGGAGTAG CGACGCATATAATCCAGTTCCAGGAGTGATGAAAGGTGTGCCCTCTTCAAGGGATTACAATGGCGGTTTCGCATCCAAACTTATG GCTAAAGACCTAAACCTCGCAGCAGCATCAGCTGAAGAAGTTGGACACAAAAGCCCATTAATATCCAAAGCACAAGAAAT tTACAAGAAGATGTGCGAGGAAGGGCATGAAACAAAGGACTTCTCTTGTGTCTTCAGACACTTTTACAATGGCAAAGATGAAGTCTGA
- the LOC104731464 gene encoding probable 3-hydroxyisobutyrate dehydrogenase, mitochondrial isoform X2 — translation MKMFAELGVSARETPYEVAQDSQVVITMLPSSSHVMDVYTGRDGLLRGENAIRPALFIDSSTIDPQTTRKISLAVSNCNLKEKRDNWERPVMLDAPVSGGVLAAEASTLTFMVGGPEDAYLAARPILQSMGRTSIYCGGSGNGSAAKICNNLAMAVSMLGTSEALALGQSLGISASTLTEVLNTSSGRCWSSDAYNPVPGVMKGVPSSRDYNGGFASKLMAKDLNLAAASAEEVGHKSPLISKAQEIYKKMCEEGHETKDFSCVFRHFYNGKDEV, via the exons ATGAAGATGTTTGCTGAATTAGGAGTCTCTGCTAGAGAAACTCCTTATGAAGTTGCACAAGATAGCCAAGTTGTGATTACCATGCTTCCTTCATCATCTCAC GTGATGGATGTGTACACAGGAAGAGATGGGTTGCTTCGTGGAGAAAATGCAATAAGACCTGCTTTGTTTATAGATTCATCTACTATTGATCCACAAACAACTCGAAAAATCTCGCTTGCTGTTTCTAATTgtaatttgaaagaaaagagag ATAACTGGGAAAGGCCAGTCATGTTGGATGCTCCTGTCTCTGGAGGTGTACTTGCTGCAGAAGCTAGTACGCTCACTTTCATG GTTGGAGGTCCCGAAGATGCTTACTTAGCTGCTAGACCAATTCTTCAGTCAATGGGTAGAACTTCCATCTACTGTGGTGGTTCAGGAAATGGATCT GCTGCAAAGATTTGTAACAATTTGGCAATGGCTGTTAGTATGCTCGGCACTTCAGAAGCCTTAGCTCTTGGTCAGTCTCTTGGAATATCTGCCAGCACTTTAACAGAAGTGTTAAACACATCTAGTGGCCGATGTTGGAGTAG CGACGCATATAATCCAGTTCCAGGAGTGATGAAAGGTGTGCCCTCTTCAAGGGATTACAATGGCGGTTTCGCATCCAAACTTATG GCTAAAGACCTAAACCTCGCAGCAGCATCAGCTGAAGAAGTTGGACACAAAAGCCCATTAATATCCAAAGCACAAGAAAT tTACAAGAAGATGTGCGAGGAAGGGCATGAAACAAAGGACTTCTCTTGTGTCTTCAGACACTTTTACAATGGCAAAGATGAAGTCTGA
- the LOC104731463 gene encoding small RNA 2'-O-methyltransferase-like isoform X1 — MAGEEKQTLNPKEIIHDKFGVKASYRIEEVHASSNGCLYRCHLQLPDFTVVSNVFKKEMDSEQSAAELALEKLGIHPLDYNDDDITVEEAWDDIVERIKYIFSDEFLSADHPLGGHIRAALQRDGELCGSVPVSVIATFDTKINSRCKVINPSVDSDPSLLMSYVMKAAAKLPDYVVVSPHEDSLRRKKPYPSAIIKTLATQVESIKFEAVHLQCSVDGEEAVKPVTLDISSGRYYLDIIAEKLGLKDGSQVMISKRTIGKTDSGLECRVYAAITKLNHSWKSREKRPINESSHLEKSRNAKASFVSGLDIHGDAIVASVGYPWRSHDLEHDDVTLKSFYRICCGMSPNGIYKFSRQALIAAQLPFSYTSKSNWRGPFPREILCMFCHQQQLAEPIFTVTISPVKPLSGILRSYQKLKDSECDDSDNQYMRREEDEIPGSGTGYRCEVKILSKSQDLVLDCSPGNFYEKENHAIQNAALKALSWFNGLFDDLDADPDQPCYSKLHLDMLFQRSVMIKGAFPSSRKYEQPRSKSRNTGMPRERKRVQSITDGSLVSICYSVSVEVDADFWRNSECLKELIESNEEIEFEVGNGSMNPHLESVVTQMSVGQYACFLTNNPAESLVLAAATDTVRTQSLLSELSAGLEYNVRLLGVKGPTEERMEADFFKPPLSKQRVEYAMNHIKESSASTLVDFGCGSGSLLASLLDYPTSLQTMVGVDISQKGLARAAKMLHLKLNKGPCNLKSTTLYDG; from the exons ATGGCGGGTGAGGAGAAGCAGACTCTTAATCCTAAGGAAATTATACATGACAAGTTTGGTGTTAAAGCAAGTTACAGAATTGAGGAAGTTCATGCTTCTTCGAATGGATGCCTCTATCGATGTCACTTGCAGCTACCTGACTTTACTGTTGTATCAAACGTCTTCAAGAAAGAGATGGATTCTGAACAATCCGCTGCTGAATTGGCTCTCGAGaag CTTGGCATTCACCCACTGGattataatgatgatgatattacAGTGGAGGAAGCTTGGGATGATATCGTTGAACGCATCaagtatatattttctgatGAG TTTCTTTCAGCTGATCATCCTCTTGGAGGTCACATTAGGGCGGCATTGCAAAGGGATGGTGAACTTTGCGGATCAGTTCCTGTTTCTGTCATCGCTACATTTGATACAAAGATCAACAGTCGTTGTAAAGTGATTAATCCTTCTGTGGACTCAGATCCTAGCTTGCTCATGTCCTATGTCATGAAGGCTGCTGCAAAGTTGCCAGACTACGTTGTCGTATCTCCGCATGAAGATTCACTCCGGAGGAAAAAACCATACCCTTCAGCAATTATAAAAACATTGGCTACTCAAGTAGAAAGCATAAAATTTGAGGCTGTGCATTTACAATGTAGCGTTGATGGTGAAGAGGCTGTTAAGCCAGTCACTCTTGATATTTCATCAGGTCGGTATTACTTGGATATTATTGCTGAAAAGCTTGGGTTGAAGGATGGCAGCCAAGTGATGATATCAAAAAG GACTATTGGCAAAACTGACTCTGGCTTAGAGTGTAGAGTATACGCTGCCATAACTAAGTTGAATCATTCATGGAAATCCCGTGAAAAACGTCCAATTAATGAATCATCACATCTTGAAAAGTCTCGGAATGCAAAAGCTAGTTTTGTTAGTGGTCTAGATATTCACGGTGATGCGATTGTGGCATCTGTTGGTTATCCATGGAGGTCCCATGATCTTGAACACGATGATGTAACTTTAAAGTCATTTTACAG GATATGTTGCGGTATGTCTCCTAATGGTATCTATAAATTCTCCCGACAAGCACTAATTGCTGCACAGTTGCCTTTTTCGTACACTTCAAAGTCTAATTGGAGAGGTCCATTCCCGAGGGAGATTCTCTGCATGTTCTGTCACCAGCAACAGCTAGCAGAACCCATTTTTACTGTAACTATATCCCCTGTGAAACCACTGTCTGGCATATTAAGATCCTACCAGAAGCTGAAAGACTCAGAATGTGATGATAGCGACAATCAGTATATGAGAAGGGAAGAAGACGAGATACCAGGATCAGGGACTGGGTATAGATGTGAAGTGAAGATTCTCTCAAAGTCACAGGATTTGGTTTTAGATTGCTCACCGGGTAACTTCTATGAGAAGGAGAATCATGCTATTCAAAATGCTGCGTTGAAAGCCCTCTCATGGTTTAATGGGTTATTCGATGACCTTGATGCTGATCCAGATCAACCATGTTATTCGAAACTACACCTGGATATGCTCTTTCAACGTAGTGTCATGATAAAAGGGGCTTTTCCAAGTAGTAGAAAGTATGAACAGCCCAGGTCTAAATCAAGGAACACGGGTATGCCACGTGAACGGAAGCGTGTTCAATCCATAACAGATGGTTCCTTGGTTAGCATATGCTATTCTGTGTCCGTGGAGGTTGATGCTGACTTTTGGAGGAATAGTGAATGCTTGAAAGAACTCATCGAAAGCAATGAAGAGATAGAATTTGAGGTAGGAAATGGATCTATGAATCCACATCTTGAATCGGTTGTCACTCAGATGTCTGTGGGACAATATGCttgttttttaactaataacCCTGCTGAAAGCTTGGTTTTGGCTGCTGCCACTGATACTGTGAGAACTCAGTCACTCTTATCAG AACTCTCAGCCGGTTTGGAATACAATGTACGTTTGTTGGGAGTGAAAGGGCCGACAGAAGAACGAATGGAGGCGGATTTTTTCAAACCCCCACTTTCAAAACAGCGTGTTGAATATGCAATGAACCATATAAAAGAATCGTCAGCTTCTACTCTG GTTGACTTTGGATGCGGGTCTGGAAGTTTACTAGCCTCTTTACTTGACTATCCAACTTCACTTCAAACCATGGTCGGTGTTGACATCTCACAGAAGGGCCTTGCCCGTGCTGCCAAG ATGCTACATTTGAAATTAAACAAGGGACCTTGCAACCTCAAATCTACTACACTCTATGATGGCTAA
- the LOC104731463 gene encoding small RNA 2'-O-methyltransferase-like isoform X2, translated as MAGEEKQTLNPKEIIHDKFGVKASYRIEEVHASSNGCLYRCHLQLPDFTVVSNVFKKEMDSEQSAAELALEKLGIHPLDYNDDDITVEEAWDDIVERIKYIFSDEFLSADHPLGGHIRAALQRDGELCGSVPVSVIATFDTKINSRCKVINPSVDSDPSLLMSYVMKAAAKLPDYVVVSPHEDSLRRKKPYPSAIIKTLATQVESIKFEAVHLQCSVDGEEAVKPVTLDISSGRYYLDIIAEKLGLKDGSQVMISKRTIGKTDSGLECRVYAAITKLNHSWKSREKRPINESSHLEKSRNAKASFVSGLDIHGDAIVASVGYPWRSHDLEHDDVTLKSFYRICCGMSPNGIYKFSRQALIAAQLPFSYTSKSNWRGPFPREILCMFCHQQQLAEPIFTVTISPVKPLSGILRSYQKLKDSECDDSDNQYMRREEDEIPGSGTGYRCEVKILSKSQDLVLDCSPGNFYEKENHAIQNAALKALSWFNGLFDDLDADPDQPCYSKLHLDMLFQRSVMIKGAFPSSRKYEQPRSKSRNTGMPRERKRVQSITDGSLVSICYSVSVEVDADFWRNSECLKELIESNEEIEFEVGANCEPLIELIESNEEIEFEVGTGSMNPHIESAVTQMTVGEYASFSTTLSDAPEALILAASADTVTVRSLLSEHPTLNYSILLLGVKGPSEERMEAAFFKPPLSKQRVEYALKHIRESSASTLVDFGCGSGSLLDSLLDYPTSLQTIIGVDISPKGLARAAKMLHIKLNKEDCNVKSATLYDGSILEFDSRLYDVDIGTCLEVIEHMEEDQACQFGEIVLSLFRPKLLIVSTPNFEFNTILQRSTPETQEEDKTESQLPKFRNHDHKFEWTREQFNNWASKLAKVHNYSVEFSGVGGSGEVEPGFASQIAVFRREASSVENVAEGSMQPYKVIWEWKKEDGDKKD; from the exons ATGGCGGGTGAGGAGAAGCAGACTCTTAATCCTAAGGAAATTATACATGACAAGTTTGGTGTTAAAGCAAGTTACAGAATTGAGGAAGTTCATGCTTCTTCGAATGGATGCCTCTATCGATGTCACTTGCAGCTACCTGACTTTACTGTTGTATCAAACGTCTTCAAGAAAGAGATGGATTCTGAACAATCCGCTGCTGAATTGGCTCTCGAGaag CTTGGCATTCACCCACTGGattataatgatgatgatattacAGTGGAGGAAGCTTGGGATGATATCGTTGAACGCATCaagtatatattttctgatGAG TTTCTTTCAGCTGATCATCCTCTTGGAGGTCACATTAGGGCGGCATTGCAAAGGGATGGTGAACTTTGCGGATCAGTTCCTGTTTCTGTCATCGCTACATTTGATACAAAGATCAACAGTCGTTGTAAAGTGATTAATCCTTCTGTGGACTCAGATCCTAGCTTGCTCATGTCCTATGTCATGAAGGCTGCTGCAAAGTTGCCAGACTACGTTGTCGTATCTCCGCATGAAGATTCACTCCGGAGGAAAAAACCATACCCTTCAGCAATTATAAAAACATTGGCTACTCAAGTAGAAAGCATAAAATTTGAGGCTGTGCATTTACAATGTAGCGTTGATGGTGAAGAGGCTGTTAAGCCAGTCACTCTTGATATTTCATCAGGTCGGTATTACTTGGATATTATTGCTGAAAAGCTTGGGTTGAAGGATGGCAGCCAAGTGATGATATCAAAAAG GACTATTGGCAAAACTGACTCTGGCTTAGAGTGTAGAGTATACGCTGCCATAACTAAGTTGAATCATTCATGGAAATCCCGTGAAAAACGTCCAATTAATGAATCATCACATCTTGAAAAGTCTCGGAATGCAAAAGCTAGTTTTGTTAGTGGTCTAGATATTCACGGTGATGCGATTGTGGCATCTGTTGGTTATCCATGGAGGTCCCATGATCTTGAACACGATGATGTAACTTTAAAGTCATTTTACAG GATATGTTGCGGTATGTCTCCTAATGGTATCTATAAATTCTCCCGACAAGCACTAATTGCTGCACAGTTGCCTTTTTCGTACACTTCAAAGTCTAATTGGAGAGGTCCATTCCCGAGGGAGATTCTCTGCATGTTCTGTCACCAGCAACAGCTAGCAGAACCCATTTTTACTGTAACTATATCCCCTGTGAAACCACTGTCTGGCATATTAAGATCCTACCAGAAGCTGAAAGACTCAGAATGTGATGATAGCGACAATCAGTATATGAGAAGGGAAGAAGACGAGATACCAGGATCAGGGACTGGGTATAGATGTGAAGTGAAGATTCTCTCAAAGTCACAGGATTTGGTTTTAGATTGCTCACCGGGTAACTTCTATGAGAAGGAGAATCATGCTATTCAAAATGCTGCGTTGAAAGCCCTCTCATGGTTTAATGGGTTATTCGATGACCTTGATGCTGATCCAGATCAACCATGTTATTCGAAACTACACCTGGATATGCTCTTTCAACGTAGTGTCATGATAAAAGGGGCTTTTCCAAGTAGTAGAAAGTATGAACAGCCCAGGTCTAAATCAAGGAACACGGGTATGCCACGTGAACGGAAGCGTGTTCAATCCATAACAGATGGTTCCTTGGTTAGCATATGCTATTCTGTGTCCGTGGAGGTTGATGCTGACTTTTGGAGGAATAGTGAATGCTTGAAAGAACTCATCGAAAGCAATGAAGAGATAGAATTTGAGGTAGG GGCTAATTGTGAACCCTTAATAGAACTCATTGAAAGCAATGAAGAGATAGAGTTTGAGGTAGGGACTGGATCCATGAATCCACATATAGAATCAGCTGTTACTCAGATGACTGTGGGTGAATATGCTTCTTTTAGTACTACACTCTCTGATGCTCCAGAAGCTTTGATTTTGGCTGCTTCTGCTGATACTGTGACAGTCCGCTCGCTCCTATCAG AACATCCAACTTTAAATTACAGTATACTTTTGCTGGGTGTGAAAGGACCATCAGAAGAACGAATGGAGGCGGCTTTTTTCAAACCTCCACTTTCAAAACAGCGTGTTGAATATGCACTGAAACATATAAGAGAATCATCCGCTTCTACTTTG GTTGATTTTGGATGCGGATCTGGAAGTTTATTAGACTCTCTACTTGACTATCCAACTTCACTTCAAACCATTATCGGTGTTGACATTTCACCGAAGGGTCTTGCCCGTGCTGCTAAG ATGCTACATATAAAACTAAACAAGGAAGATTGCAACGTCAAATCTGCTACACTTTATGATGGTTCCATCCTTGAGTTTGACTCTAGGCTGTATGACGTAGACATCGGCACTTGCTTAGAG GTTATTGAGCACATGGAAGAAGATCAAGCCTGTCAATTTGGGGAAATAGTTCTGAGCTTGTTTCGCCCCAAGCTCCTGATTGTATCAACACCAAACTTCGAGTTCAACACAATCCTCCAGCGGTCTACACCTGAAAcccaagaagaagacaaaaccgAGTCACAGCTTCCTAAATTCAGGAACCACGACCACAAATTCGAGTGGACAAGAGAACAGTTTAACAACTGGGCGTCTAAGCTCGCCAAAGTCCATAACTACAGCGTCGAGTTCAGTGGTGTTGGTGGGTCTGGTGAAGTAGAACCCGGTTTTGCTTCTCAGATAGCTGTTTTTAGAAGGGAAGCTTCATCTGTTGAGAATGTTGCAGAAGGCTCAATGCAGCCTTATAAAGTCATATGGGAATGGAAGAAGGAAGATGGAGACAAAAAAGACTGA